The following coding sequences lie in one Rickettsia hoogstraalii genomic window:
- a CDS encoding DUF5320 domain-containing protein: protein MSNQNTKTLSELVAEFTSKENLEILKIEIAELLERPLKKRDIDAIEKRLEELEAIFGIAKV, encoded by the coding sequence ATGTCCAACCAAAATACTAAAACCCTATCTGAACTCGTAGCAGAGTTTACTTCAAAAGAAAATTTAGAAATTCTAAAAATTGAGATAGCAGAGCTGTTAGAAAGACCTTTGAAAAAGAGAGATATCGACGCAATAGAGAAACGCTTAGAAGAACTAGAAGCAATATTTGGTATTGCTAAAGTATAG
- a CDS encoding MFS transporter: protein MNRSKFIFLSAISGNVLEYYDFTVYSVFSLIIGQVFFPGESEFIRILLSLGVFAVGFLTRPIGGILFGYIGDRYGRRIALIISMLGMTIPTFIMGLIPSYASIGIYAPITLVIMRLIQGLCISGEGTGAAIFILEHHQNLRPGFTAGLIHGSNIAGTLIATFIGIIIERYFSHIDFAWRFAFLLGGFMGLAGFYLRLRVSETPIFKMLEKKKQVLKAPFSNVIRTAWRSMFLTMCIGAIASSVMYLVKTYINVFYYNVMHLSNTIALSYLAYSSFIAMIAMPLAGGTADIIGKFKMAMLVGTAILILILPTMLLMSAEEMWQQIIALTMLGMLAGSIAGTAYIFVISLFTAEQRFTGVAFSYNFAIAIFGGTSPIISRWLVEHTGLFYAPAFYIMIIAAVFLVIMYMMRKVIKSLLNNYENRK from the coding sequence ATGAATAGGTCTAAGTTCATTTTTTTATCTGCTATTTCAGGTAATGTACTCGAATATTATGATTTTACGGTATATTCAGTTTTTTCGCTGATTATTGGACAAGTTTTTTTTCCAGGTGAATCAGAATTCATTAGAATTCTTCTAAGCCTTGGAGTATTTGCAGTTGGCTTTCTGACAAGACCGATAGGAGGCATATTATTCGGTTATATCGGTGATAGATACGGTAGACGTATCGCTTTAATAATTTCGATGCTAGGCATGACTATTCCGACTTTTATTATGGGTCTCATACCCTCATATGCAAGTATTGGGATTTACGCCCCTATAACTCTAGTTATAATGCGGCTTATTCAAGGTTTATGTATTAGTGGTGAAGGGACGGGAGCGGCTATTTTTATTTTGGAACACCATCAAAATTTAAGACCGGGTTTTACGGCAGGTTTAATACATGGTTCAAATATCGCAGGTACCTTAATTGCAACATTTATCGGTATTATAATTGAGCGTTATTTTTCGCATATAGATTTTGCTTGGCGTTTTGCTTTTCTGCTTGGTGGATTTATGGGTCTTGCCGGATTTTACTTGCGATTACGTGTATCGGAAACACCGATTTTTAAAATGCTTGAGAAAAAGAAACAAGTTCTTAAAGCACCTTTTTCCAATGTAATTAGAACTGCTTGGAGATCGATGTTTTTAACTATGTGTATAGGTGCTATTGCTAGCAGTGTTATGTATTTAGTAAAAACTTATATAAATGTTTTCTATTATAATGTAATGCATCTTAGTAATACTATTGCTTTATCATATTTAGCGTATAGTTCATTTATTGCAATGATAGCGATGCCGCTTGCCGGCGGTACTGCCGATATTATCGGAAAATTTAAAATGGCAATGCTTGTTGGTACTGCTATTTTGATATTGATTTTACCGACCATGTTACTTATGTCAGCAGAAGAGATGTGGCAACAAATTATAGCTCTTACAATGCTTGGTATGCTCGCAGGAAGTATAGCAGGTACGGCTTATATATTCGTTATATCCTTGTTTACGGCAGAACAAAGATTTACCGGTGTTGCTTTCAGCTACAATTTTGCAATAGCGATATTCGGCGGAACTTCACCTATTATTTCTCGTTGGCTTGTAGAGCATACAGGCTTATTTTATGCTCCGGCTTTTTATATCATGATCATTGCTGCTGTATTTTTAGTGATTATGTATATGATGAGGAAAGTAATTAAATCGTTGCTTAATAATTATGAAAATAGAAAATAA
- a CDS encoding ATP-binding protein — protein sequence MKRIYELVIKNHLQENRQMVFIEGARQVGKTTLAKKVIDKNYYLNWDEEKARLLILKGTTAIADFIGLHIPAQNNPIVIFDELHKFSNWQTFLKGFYDVYGEQTHIIVTGSSKLGVYKKGGDSMMGRYFPYRMHPLTLAEVIENFSSLTKEINLPKKISEEQFESLFKFGGFPDPYLKNSSTFWHRWKKTKNTQLFKEDIRELTQIQELSQMEVLGSFLISSIGGQASYSSLANKIKVSIPTITRWLESFESFFYSYRIYPWSNNIPRSLIKEPKIYLWDWSLIEDMGARYENFIANHLLKFCHFWSDLGFGEYELYFIRDKQKKEVDFLVTKNNKPWMLVEAKTSSNQELNSNLKYFQELLNCPFAFQVVLNMEYKEIDCFSYNYPVIVPAKTFLSQLV from the coding sequence ATGAAAAGGATTTATGAATTAGTAATAAAAAATCACTTGCAAGAAAATAGGCAAATGGTTTTTATAGAAGGAGCCCGTCAAGTCGGTAAAACTACTTTAGCTAAAAAAGTAATAGATAAAAATTACTACTTAAATTGGGATGAAGAAAAGGCTCGTTTGCTAATTCTAAAAGGAACAACAGCAATAGCAGATTTTATAGGTCTACATATTCCGGCTCAAAATAACCCTATCGTGATTTTTGATGAGCTACATAAATTCTCAAACTGGCAAACTTTTTTAAAAGGATTTTATGATGTTTATGGAGAACAAACTCACATTATAGTTACCGGCAGCTCAAAGCTTGGAGTATATAAAAAAGGCGGTGATAGTATGATGGGAAGATATTTTCCATATCGTATGCACCCTTTGACACTAGCTGAAGTAATAGAAAATTTTAGTAGTCTAACCAAAGAAATAAATCTACCAAAAAAAATATCTGAAGAACAATTTGAATCCTTATTTAAATTTGGTGGTTTTCCTGATCCTTATCTTAAGAATTCTTCCACATTTTGGCATAGATGGAAGAAAACTAAAAATACTCAGCTTTTTAAAGAAGATATTAGAGAGTTAACACAAATCCAAGAATTATCTCAAATGGAAGTCTTAGGAAGCTTTTTGATTTCCTCTATAGGAGGACAAGCATCTTATAGCTCTCTTGCAAATAAAATTAAAGTATCGATTCCAACCATTACAAGATGGCTTGAGTCATTTGAGTCGTTTTTTTATAGTTATCGTATTTATCCATGGTCAAATAATATTCCTAGAAGTTTAATAAAAGAGCCAAAAATATATCTATGGGACTGGTCGCTTATAGAAGATATGGGAGCAAGATATGAAAATTTTATTGCAAATCATTTATTAAAATTCTGTCATTTTTGGAGTGATTTAGGATTTGGTGAATATGAATTATATTTTATTAGAGATAAACAAAAGAAAGAAGTAGATTTTTTAGTAACAAAAAATAACAAACCATGGATGTTAGTTGAAGCTAAAACTTCTTCAAATCAAGAATTAAACTCAAATTTAAAATATTTTCAAGAACTTTTAAATTGCCCTTTTGCCTTTCAAGTAGTACTTAACATGGAATATAAGGAAATTGATTGCTTCAGTTATAATTATCCTGTAATAGTTCCTGCCAAAACTTTCTTATCCCAATTAGTTTAA
- the mutL gene encoding DNA mismatch repair endonuclease MutL, giving the protein MTIKFLSESTINRIAAGEVIERPASVVKELVENAVDAGSTKIDIILERAGKNLIIISDDGIGMTDKELEIAVERHTTSKLDESDFLNIHTFGFRGEALPSIAAISKMLITSKKQGADKAFQIKLIGGNEKQVTVSVHNEGTKIEIRDLFFATPVRLKFLRADKTELAATVDVVKKIALAHPEISFSLTHDDRNLLKFKGQNKDAETNLKQRIIDIIGDDFIKNAAYIDFKTPDFSICGYTSIPTYNRASSEDQFLFINNRPVKDKLLQVALRVAYQDYLARDRYPLCAIFLQIDPQLVDVNVHPAKAEVRFHDPNYVRNLLIEAIKNALTNKSHVTSTTIASDALQLFKNPLINKQPSVSKAVSVNSKPADYRPAMSPSFKPTPNTACQKLIDTLPHAKIEQEVERRIEHEQQAHKQYKLGAAKAQLHTTYIISQTEDSIVITDQHAAHERLGYEKIKDYLKTEELIKQRLLIPEIVELPNERKADCLYENREKLYKLGLTLEKFGEKSIIVTEIPNILGDVNVQKLIQDLADHLSDFGENIALTELIEHVTETYACHYSIRAGRKLSADEMNALLRQMENTPFSGQCNHGRPTYIELKLKDIERLFGR; this is encoded by the coding sequence ATGACTATCAAATTTCTTTCAGAAAGTACTATCAACCGAATTGCTGCTGGTGAGGTTATAGAAAGACCCGCATCGGTAGTAAAGGAATTAGTTGAAAATGCTGTTGATGCTGGTAGTACAAAAATAGATATTATTTTAGAACGTGCCGGTAAAAATCTAATCATTATTTCCGATGACGGTATCGGTATGACTGATAAGGAATTAGAAATTGCCGTTGAACGTCACACAACTTCTAAGCTTGATGAAAGCGATTTCCTAAATATTCATACTTTCGGTTTTAGAGGTGAAGCACTGCCGTCTATTGCTGCCATTAGCAAAATGCTAATTACTTCTAAGAAACAAGGGGCTGACAAAGCATTTCAGATTAAGTTAATCGGTGGCAATGAAAAACAAGTTACTGTTTCTGTCCATAATGAAGGTACTAAAATAGAGATACGTGATTTATTTTTCGCAACACCTGTTCGCTTAAAATTTCTAAGAGCCGACAAGACTGAACTTGCAGCAACCGTAGACGTGGTTAAGAAAATCGCTCTAGCACATCCTGAAATTTCTTTTAGCTTAACGCATGATGACAGAAATCTGTTAAAGTTTAAAGGACAAAATAAAGATGCAGAAACTAACCTAAAACAGCGTATAATTGATATAATAGGTGATGATTTTATAAAAAACGCCGCTTATATAGATTTCAAAACTCCTGATTTCTCTATTTGCGGTTATACTAGTATCCCGACATATAACAGGGCTTCAAGTGAAGATCAGTTTTTATTTATCAATAATAGACCGGTAAAAGATAAGTTGCTACAAGTAGCTTTAAGGGTAGCATATCAGGATTATTTAGCTCGTGATCGTTATCCGTTATGTGCTATATTCTTACAAATTGATCCGCAACTTGTTGACGTTAACGTACATCCAGCAAAAGCAGAGGTTAGGTTTCATGACCCGAATTATGTACGAAACTTATTAATAGAAGCGATTAAAAATGCTTTAACAAATAAAAGCCATGTTACTTCTACTACTATCGCCTCTGATGCTCTTCAGTTATTTAAAAATCCTTTAATTAACAAACAACCGTCAGTAAGTAAAGCTGTAAGCGTGAATAGTAAACCGGCAGATTATAGACCTGCTATGTCGCCTAGTTTTAAACCTACGCCAAATACTGCTTGTCAAAAACTAATCGATACATTACCGCACGCTAAAATAGAACAAGAAGTAGAAAGACGTATAGAACATGAGCAGCAAGCCCATAAACAATATAAACTTGGGGCAGCTAAAGCACAACTTCATACTACTTATATTATTTCACAAACTGAAGATAGTATAGTAATTACCGACCAGCATGCAGCACATGAACGTTTAGGATATGAAAAAATAAAAGATTACCTTAAAACGGAAGAATTAATAAAACAGCGTTTGCTTATTCCTGAGATAGTAGAACTGCCAAATGAAAGAAAAGCAGATTGTTTATATGAAAATAGAGAAAAACTATATAAACTTGGTTTAACTCTAGAAAAATTCGGTGAGAAATCTATTATAGTGACTGAAATTCCAAATATCCTTGGAGATGTAAACGTACAAAAGTTAATTCAGGATCTCGCTGATCATTTATCGGATTTTGGTGAGAATATAGCTTTGACGGAGTTAATAGAGCATGTGACGGAAACTTATGCCTGTCATTACTCTATTAGAGCGGGACGAAAATTATCGGCAGACGAAATGAATGCTTTACTGCGTCAAATGGAAAATACGCCGTTTTCAGGTCAATGTAATCACGGTAGACCTACTTATATTGAGTTGAAGCTTAAGGATATCGAACGCTTGTTTGGACGGTAA
- the hemH gene encoding ferrochelatase, whose product MLGYMKKRIAIVLFNLGGPKNLESVKPFLFNLFYDKAIINLPNPLRYIIAKIISTTRERKSQKIYSLIGGKSSLLQETEEQKLALTEKLKQLIKEDFAIFINMRYSAPFAKEVIGQIKKYNPSEIILLPLYPQFSSTTTGSSVKNFLQNFDIDIPIKTICCYPLEEDFIKSHVSLIKEKLYDDDKNFRILFSAHGLPEKIIKAGDPYSFQIKETVKAIVKELNIKDLDYKITYQSRVGPIEWLKPNTEDEIELAGKLKKDIIIVPISFVSEHVETLVELDIEYKLIADKYEIQYIRIPTLGTNKIFINSLTNILLQFINKVDANLVTSSSSTRICPNEFTKCLCKLTN is encoded by the coding sequence ATGTTAGGTTATATGAAGAAAAGAATAGCAATAGTACTTTTTAATTTAGGTGGTCCAAAAAACCTTGAATCCGTAAAACCTTTTTTATTTAATTTGTTCTATGACAAAGCTATAATTAATCTACCGAATCCATTACGCTATATTATTGCAAAAATAATTTCTACTACTAGAGAGAGAAAATCTCAAAAAATTTATTCTTTAATCGGCGGTAAATCTTCTTTACTTCAGGAAACAGAAGAGCAGAAATTAGCACTAACCGAAAAACTAAAGCAACTCATAAAAGAAGATTTCGCTATTTTTATAAATATGAGATATTCAGCACCGTTTGCTAAAGAAGTAATAGGTCAAATAAAAAAATATAATCCAAGCGAAATAATATTATTGCCTCTATATCCTCAATTTTCAAGTACTACGACAGGATCTTCGGTTAAAAATTTTTTACAAAACTTTGATATTGATATTCCAATTAAAACAATTTGTTGTTATCCTCTAGAAGAAGATTTTATAAAAAGCCATGTTTCATTGATTAAGGAAAAACTATACGATGACGATAAAAATTTTCGTATATTATTTTCTGCTCATGGATTACCTGAAAAAATAATAAAAGCAGGCGATCCTTATAGTTTTCAGATAAAAGAAACAGTAAAAGCAATAGTTAAAGAATTAAATATAAAAGATCTAGATTATAAGATAACTTATCAAAGTAGAGTAGGACCTATAGAGTGGTTAAAACCGAATACGGAAGACGAAATAGAGCTAGCAGGAAAGTTAAAAAAGGACATAATTATCGTACCTATATCCTTTGTATCCGAGCATGTTGAAACACTAGTAGAACTTGATATTGAATATAAATTAATCGCAGATAAATATGAAATTCAATATATCCGAATTCCGACACTTGGAACAAATAAAATTTTTATTAATAGTTTGACAAATATATTGCTACAATTTATTAATAAGGTTGATGCTAATTTAGTTACGAGTAGCTCTAGTACAAGAATATGTCCAAACGAATTTACTAAATGTTTATGTAAATTAACAAATTAA
- a CDS encoding 3-hydroxybutyrate dehydrogenase — translation MKDKVAVITGSTSGIGLEIAKHFAKLESKIVINGFAKEDEVAKILAELKELGASSVFYQGINLAEPEEIRSMFERIIKEFGKIDILVNNAGIQHVAPIDEFPEDKWEQILRIDLIASFYTTKYAIPIMKKNGFGRIVNIASAHAYVASPFKSAYVAAKHGILGLTKTVALEVAENNITVNAICPGYVNTPLVQNQIADTAKARHISEESALRDVILKSQATKKFVEADEIANLVIFLCDEKASSITGSGLLIDGGWTAQ, via the coding sequence ATGAAAGACAAAGTAGCAGTTATTACCGGTTCTACTAGCGGTATCGGGCTTGAGATAGCAAAACATTTTGCAAAACTTGAGTCTAAAATAGTTATTAACGGTTTTGCAAAAGAAGATGAAGTAGCCAAAATTTTAGCAGAATTGAAAGAGCTTGGTGCAAGTAGCGTATTTTATCAAGGAATAAATTTGGCAGAACCTGAAGAAATACGTTCTATGTTTGAGAGAATAATAAAAGAATTCGGTAAAATAGACATATTAGTAAATAATGCCGGTATTCAGCATGTTGCTCCTATCGATGAATTTCCTGAAGATAAATGGGAGCAAATTTTGCGTATAGATTTAATAGCCTCTTTCTATACTACAAAATATGCAATACCGATTATGAAAAAAAACGGCTTCGGACGAATTGTTAACATTGCTTCCGCTCATGCATATGTCGCATCACCTTTTAAGTCGGCATATGTCGCAGCAAAGCATGGTATCCTTGGGCTTACCAAAACCGTTGCTTTAGAAGTGGCTGAGAATAATATTACAGTTAATGCTATCTGTCCCGGTTACGTCAACACACCGCTCGTGCAGAATCAAATAGCAGATACTGCTAAAGCTAGACATATCAGTGAAGAATCAGCGTTAAGGGATGTAATCCTTAAATCTCAAGCTACGAAAAAATTTGTAGAAGCTGATGAAATAGCAAACTTAGTAATATTCTTATGTGATGAAAAAGCATCATCAATAACAGGTAGTGGACTCTTGATAGATGGCGGCTGGACGGCACAGTAG
- the hemE gene encoding uroporphyrinogen decarboxylase, protein MKQIINPLKGNSNKIPIWFMRQAGRYLPEYKKVRQTTKNFLDFCYDVNKATEVTLQPIKHYGFDAAIIFSDILVLPHALGWEVDFKENIGPILKQFKSQEDFKYLQGNPNNKLEKVYEIIKKVKEELPSTTSLIGFAGSPWTVMSYMLEGKGKQNFKTSKKFIYENKILAKELLNFITEKTADHLINQAKSGADVLKLFDSWSGVLAEEEFTEFVIKPTKKIILKVKEVFPKIPIIVFPKGAGLLYEKFIKEVPIDILAVDQMVPLEKMKEWSDKVIVQGNLDPVVLLTNKEIIKEKAYKILQTMKGKNFIFNLGHGILPETPPENVEFLTEYVRLYEEKNSNSTF, encoded by the coding sequence ATGAAGCAAATTATAAATCCATTAAAAGGAAATAGTAATAAGATACCTATTTGGTTTATGCGTCAAGCAGGTAGATATTTGCCGGAATATAAAAAAGTAAGACAAACAACAAAAAATTTTCTAGATTTTTGTTATGATGTTAACAAAGCAACGGAAGTAACCTTACAACCGATAAAACATTATGGATTTGATGCAGCTATTATTTTTTCTGATATATTAGTTTTACCTCATGCTCTTGGATGGGAAGTAGATTTTAAAGAAAATATAGGACCTATATTAAAGCAGTTCAAATCACAAGAAGATTTTAAATATCTACAAGGCAATCCGAATAATAAATTAGAGAAAGTTTACGAAATAATAAAAAAAGTAAAAGAAGAGTTACCTTCTACCACTTCTTTAATAGGATTCGCAGGTAGTCCTTGGACAGTCATGAGTTACATGCTAGAAGGAAAAGGAAAACAGAATTTTAAAACGAGCAAAAAATTTATATATGAAAATAAAATACTTGCTAAAGAATTATTAAATTTTATTACGGAAAAAACAGCTGATCATCTTATAAATCAAGCAAAATCGGGAGCAGATGTTTTAAAGCTTTTTGATTCATGGTCAGGAGTACTTGCAGAAGAGGAGTTTACTGAATTTGTAATAAAACCGACAAAAAAGATTATACTGAAAGTAAAAGAAGTTTTTCCAAAAATTCCTATAATTGTTTTTCCTAAAGGAGCGGGATTATTGTACGAAAAATTTATAAAAGAAGTACCTATAGATATTTTAGCCGTAGATCAAATGGTCCCTCTTGAAAAAATGAAAGAGTGGAGTGATAAAGTAATAGTACAAGGTAACTTAGATCCAGTCGTATTATTAACTAATAAAGAAATTATCAAAGAAAAAGCTTATAAAATTCTTCAGACAATGAAAGGAAAGAATTTTATCTTTAATTTAGGGCATGGTATTTTGCCTGAAACACCTCCGGAAAATGTAGAATTTTTAACAGAATATGTTAGGTTATATGAAGAAAAGAATAGCAATAGTACTTTTTAA
- a CDS encoding IS110 family transposase, giving the protein MSVVNPYFTSAFRTMRGKFTKTDTIDAQMLALFVEKINPESRKVANEIEKELKELTSRRNQLITMIVSERNRLRRVTNQKIINSINNVIDLLNSQKEEVEKLILHLILNLESYKEIYNLLITIPGIGSIIAITLITELPELGNLNCKQIASLVGVAPHCKESGKTRFKAKTKSGRKTVRAALYMAAVTSVRCNSAVKPFYKRLVEKGKAKKLALTAVMRKIIIIINNIVKNKRPWQEQYKQIILTS; this is encoded by the coding sequence GTGTCAGTAGTTAATCCTTATTTTACATCAGCATTTAGAACTATGAGAGGTAAGTTTACAAAAACTGATACTATTGATGCACAAATGTTAGCATTATTTGTAGAAAAAATTAACCCTGAGTCTAGAAAAGTAGCGAATGAGATAGAAAAAGAATTAAAAGAACTTACATCTAGACGTAACCAATTAATTACTATGATAGTATCTGAACGCAATCGCTTACGTAGAGTTACTAATCAAAAAATAATTAATAGTATAAATAATGTTATTGATTTACTTAATAGCCAAAAGGAAGAAGTAGAAAAGCTTATATTACATCTTATTTTAAATCTAGAAAGTTACAAAGAAATATATAATTTACTTATTACTATCCCAGGTATTGGCTCTATTATAGCAATAACCTTAATTACAGAATTACCAGAGCTTGGTAATTTAAATTGTAAACAAATTGCTTCTTTAGTAGGGGTAGCACCTCACTGTAAGGAAAGTGGGAAAACACGATTTAAAGCAAAAACTAAAAGTGGTAGAAAAACAGTACGGGCAGCATTATATATGGCAGCTGTTACGTCTGTAAGATGTAATTCCGCCGTTAAACCTTTTTATAAAAGACTTGTGGAAAAAGGAAAAGCCAAAAAATTAGCTCTTACTGCTGTAATGCGAAAGATAATAATTATTATCAATAATATTGTTAAAAACAAACGGCCTTGGCAGGAACAATATAAACAAATTATCTTGACTTCTTAA
- a CDS encoding zinc-finger domain-containing protein — protein sequence MEIVNSVDVSVSCQGKEPPYDHPKVYLEIDKEKKEVICPYCSKKFKLVTK from the coding sequence ATGGAAATTGTTAATAGCGTTGATGTATCTGTATCTTGCCAGGGCAAAGAACCTCCATATGACCATCCAAAAGTTTATTTAGAGATAGATAAAGAAAAAAAGGAAGTTATCTGTCCATATTGTAGTAAGAAATTTAAATTAGTAACAAAATGA
- the hemF gene encoding oxygen-dependent coproporphyrinogen oxidase codes for MKIENKEITSNWFTNLRDLLCKEFEKIEEEYAQPKGLKPAKFVRTNWQRNGGGGGIMSLMKGEVFEKVGVNISTVFGEFSPEFRSEIPGAELDGKFFATGISLVAHLKSPLIPAMHFNTRYIETSKSWFGGGGDLTPFYPEENETAKFHAAFKEACDKYDPSYYPKFKKQCDEYFYLKHRKELRGVGGIFYDYLNSGNFEQDFAFTQDVGRALLSVYPEIVRSKLFLPWTAEQKEYQLIRRGRYVEFNLLYDRGTKFGLMTNGNVEAILMSLPPEVKFN; via the coding sequence ATGAAAATAGAAAATAAAGAAATAACAAGTAATTGGTTTACTAATTTACGTGATTTATTGTGCAAAGAATTTGAAAAAATCGAAGAAGAATATGCACAGCCAAAAGGTTTAAAACCGGCTAAGTTTGTACGTACAAACTGGCAACGTAACGGCGGTGGTGGTGGTATTATGTCTCTCATGAAAGGAGAAGTATTTGAAAAAGTCGGGGTTAATATATCTACCGTATTCGGCGAATTTTCTCCCGAATTCCGTAGTGAAATTCCAGGAGCAGAGCTAGACGGGAAATTCTTTGCAACAGGCATTTCATTAGTCGCACATCTTAAATCGCCACTAATTCCCGCTATGCATTTTAATACTCGTTATATAGAAACTTCTAAAAGTTGGTTTGGCGGCGGTGGCGATTTAACACCTTTCTATCCGGAAGAAAACGAAACTGCAAAGTTTCATGCAGCTTTTAAAGAAGCGTGCGATAAGTATGATCCTAGCTATTATCCTAAATTCAAAAAGCAATGTGACGAATATTTTTATCTAAAGCATCGAAAAGAGCTGAGAGGAGTAGGCGGAATATTCTATGATTACTTAAATAGCGGTAATTTTGAACAGGATTTTGCTTTCACGCAGGATGTAGGTAGGGCTTTATTGTCGGTATATCCTGAAATCGTTAGAAGTAAGTTATTTTTACCTTGGACAGCTGAGCAGAAAGAATACCAACTTATAAGGCGAGGTAGATATGTAGAATTTAATTTGCTATATGACCGCGGTACTAAATTCGGCTTAATGACCAACGGAAATGTTGAAGCAATATTAATGTCGCTACCACCTGAAGTAAAGTTTAATTGA
- a CDS encoding DUF6980 family protein, which translates to MIELKSEYCCDNMNYFITTPQEEHELIRYHSEKREYRLLLHGYDYGLEQEMYYCPWCGSKLPKSLGDEWCEVIKQKFGLEEVFAEEWEKLPEEYKTDAWWKKRGL; encoded by the coding sequence ATGATTGAATTAAAAAGTGAATATTGTTGCGATAATATGAATTACTTTATTACTACCCCTCAAGAAGAACACGAATTAATAAGATATCATTCGGAAAAAAGAGAATACAGGCTTCTATTACATGGATATGATTATGGTTTAGAACAAGAAATGTATTATTGTCCATGGTGTGGTTCAAAATTACCAAAATCTTTAGGAGACGAATGGTGTGAAGTAATTAAACAAAAATTTGGTTTAGAGGAAGTATTTGCTGAAGAATGGGAAAAGTTACCTGAAGAATATAAAACTGACGCATGGTGGAAGAAACGAGGATTGTGA
- the hemJ gene encoding protoporphyrinogen oxidase HemJ has product MASYYLWFKSVHLISAICWMAGLLYLPRIYVYHTKAKIGSELDNTLQVMELKLLRFIMNPAMISTFIFGLINAHIYGFVALDTWFHVKMFAVLILVIFHGLLARWRKDFTNGKNVHSEKFYRIVNEIPAICMVIAVIMVIVKPFD; this is encoded by the coding sequence ATGGCAAGTTACTATCTATGGTTTAAGTCAGTCCATCTGATATCTGCTATATGTTGGATGGCAGGGCTTCTTTACTTACCTAGAATATATGTTTACCATACCAAAGCTAAAATAGGTAGTGAGCTAGATAATACCTTACAAGTGATGGAGCTAAAATTACTCAGGTTCATTATGAATCCGGCAATGATTAGCACATTTATATTCGGTTTAATAAATGCTCATATTTACGGGTTTGTTGCTCTTGATACTTGGTTTCACGTTAAAATGTTTGCAGTGTTAATTTTAGTGATATTTCACGGTTTACTTGCAAGATGGCGAAAAGATTTTACAAATGGCAAGAATGTCCATTCAGAAAAATTTTACCGTATAGTTAATGAGATTCCAGCTATTTGTATGGTTATTGCAGTAATAATGGTTATAGTGAAACCATTTGATTAA
- a CDS encoding Bro-N domain-containing protein codes for MNNSDELNKLVIFKDKTIRRILHNNEWWFSVVDVVGALTDSAIPRRYWSDLKKQLLKTEGFTELYEKIVQLKLLSIDGKHYQTDCANTESLLRIIQSIPFPKAEPFKQWLAKVGYERIQEISDPEKSFYVIPAEAEI; via the coding sequence ATGAATAATAGCGATGAACTTAATAAGTTAGTAATTTTTAAAGATAAAACCATTAGAAGAATTTTGCATAATAATGAATGGTGGTTTTCAGTAGTCGACGTAGTAGGAGCATTGACTGATAGTGCTATCCCACGGCGATATTGGTCAGATTTAAAAAAGCAATTATTAAAAACTGAAGGATTTACTGAGTTGTACGAAAAAATCGTACAGCTGAAACTTTTAAGTATTGATGGTAAACATTATCAAACAGACTGTGCAAATACAGAATCATTACTTCGTATTATACAATCTATTCCGTTTCCAAAAGCAGAACCGTTTAAACAATGGCTTGCTAAAGTCGGTTATGAGAGGATTCAAGAAATTTCTGATCCGGAAAAGTCATTCTATGTCATTCCCGCGGAAGCGGAAATCTAG
- a CDS encoding phage antirepressor protein: MEENKVAGKIGGSIAKNAKTALENKTGKKVISTENYLPPKLTK, from the coding sequence ATGGAAGAAAATAAGGTTGCAGGTAAAATAGGAGGAAGTATAGCTAAAAACGCTAAAACGGCCTTGGAAAATAAAACCGGTAAAAAAGTAATCTCAACAGAAAATTATTTACCGCCTAAACTTACAAAGTAA